In Miscanthus floridulus cultivar M001 chromosome 5, ASM1932011v1, whole genome shotgun sequence, one genomic interval encodes:
- the LOC136453614 gene encoding dolabradiene monooxygenase-like translates to MEGIVLLVLSVFVLLVVLSKLKSLLVAKPKHNLPPGPWTLPVIGSLHHLVAGTNIHRVMRRLAQKHGSLMTLRLGEVPALVVSSPQAAEEVMKTHDVTFSDRHVNATLSVFAFDGKDVAFAPYGERWRQLRKICVLELLSASRVQSFRRIREDEAARFMENLAASAGAGAAAVNLSKMISRFINDTFVRESVGSRCKYQDEYLDALGTALRQTSGLAVADLFPSSRLVQVLDTAPRKVLACRDRMQRILEQVIQDTKEDVDRGGEAAAAGTGREGFVGVLLRLQKERSTPIPLDNDTIVAVLFDMFAAGSETSSTTLNWCMTELVRTPEAMAKAQAEVRAAFKGKSTVGEDDLKGLSYLKLVIKEALRLHTPAPLLVPRKCRETCRVMGYDVPKGTVVFVNMWAICRDPKYWDDPEEFKPERFENSNLDYKGTNFEFLPFGAGRRICPGINLGVGNIELALASLLYHFDWKLPDGIDPKDVDVSEAAGLVASKKTSLILHPVTRIPPANV, encoded by the exons ATGGAAGGCATAGTGCTCCTCGTCTTGTCCGTGTTCGTGCTTCTCGTCGTCCTCTCCAAGCTCAAGTCCCTGCTCGTCGCGAAACCAAAGCATAACCTGCCCCCAGGGCCGTGGACGCTTCCGGTGATCGGCAGCCTCCACCACCTCGTCGCCGGCACCAACATCCACCGCGTCATGCGCAGGCTGGCGCAGAAGCACGGGTCGCTCATGACGCTCCGGCTCGGCGAGGTGCCGGCACTGGTAGTGTCGTCGCCACAGGCCGCGGAGGAGGTCATGAAGACGCACGACGTCACGTTCTCCGATCGGCACGTGAATGCCACGCTCAGCGTGTTCGCCTTCGACGGCAAGGACGTCGCGTTCGCGCCCTACGGCGAGCGGTGGCGCCAGCTCCGCAAGATCTGCGTGCTGGAGCTGCTCAGCGCCTCCCGGGTGCAGTCGTTCCGGCGCATCCGCGAGGACGAGGCTGCGCGGTTCATGGAGAACCTCGCCGcgtccgccggcgccggcgccgccgccgtcaaCCTGTCCAAGATGATCTCTAGGTTCATCAACGACACCTTCGTGAGGGAGTCGGTGGGCAGCCGGTGCAAGTACCAAGACGAGTACCTCGACGCACTCGGCACGGCGTTGCGGCAGACGTCAGGGCTCGCCGTCGCCGACCTCTTCCCGTCTTCGAGGCTCGTGCAGGTTCTTGACACGGCGCCGCGTAAGGTGCTCGCGTGCCGGGACAGGATGCAGCGCATCCTCGAGCAGGTCATACAGGACACAAAGGAAGACGTGGACCGCGGtggcgaggctgcggctgccggGACCGGCAGAGAGGGCTTCGTCGGCGTCCTGCTAAGGCTCCAGAAGGAACGCAGCACGCCGATCCCGCTCGACAACGACACCATCGTCGCGGTGCTCTTT GACATGTTTGCTGCCGGTAGCGAGACCTCGTCGACCACGCTGAACTGGTGCATGACGGAGCTAGTCCGGACCCCGGAAGCCATGGCGAAAGCGCAGGCCGAGGTGCGGGCGGCCTTCAAGGGGAAGAGCACGGTAGGCGAAGACGACCTCAAGGGGCTCAGCTACCTCAAGCTGGTGATCAAGGAGGCCCTCAGGCTGCACACACCAGCTCCACTCCTGGTCCCTCGGAAGTGCCGTGAGACGTGCAGGGTCATGGGCTACGACGTCCCCAAGGGCACGGTCGTGTTCGTTAACATGTGGGCGATTTGCAGGGACCCCAAGTATTGGGACGATCCGGAGGAATTCAAGCCCGAGCGGTTTGAAAACAGCAACCTAGACTACAAGGGAACAAACTTTGAATTCCTTCCATTTGGAGCTGGCCGTCGGATTTGCCCGGGGATCAACCTAGGGGTGGGAAACATTGAACTTGCATTGGCGAGTCTTCTATACCACTTTGACTGGAAGCTGCCTGACGGAATCGATCCAAAGGATGTTGATGTAAGTGAGGCTGCAGGATTAGTTGCAAGTAAGAAAACAAGCCTGATCTTGCACCCTGTTACTCGCATTCCTCCAGCAAATGTGTAA